Proteins encoded by one window of Brienomyrus brachyistius isolate T26 unplaced genomic scaffold, BBRACH_0.4 scaffold67, whole genome shotgun sequence:
- the b3gnt2a gene encoding N-acetyllactosaminide beta-1,3-N-acetylglucosaminyltransferase 2a: protein MHTTRKKLKLVGVMMTVNVFIFIMAEVLRSSGQGKGNGHKLLMPTKPFWKKLVAKEGFWNREQQKLDYLHNPILMRSNGSKAELLQWLNDTDFSESCDPDFGVATKVSDYNSLPGRFKDFLLYMKCRSYPIVLDQPDMCKNGPFLLLAIKSLAPHFDRRQAIRESWGRAGRIANRTIATVFLLGSATGVDHFPDLSTMLQFESSVHHDILLWDYRDTFFNLTVKEVLFLDWFRHRCPTANFVFKGDDDVFVNTHRIMDFLKDLSPDKGKDLFVGDVITNAGPHRDKKLKYFIPESIFVGLYPPYAGGGGFLYSGDLALRLHNVSQQVFLYPIDDVYTGMCLRKLGLSPEKHKGFRTFDIEEKYRDNACAYKSLMLVHSRTPQEMIKIWTWLSDPNLNCQ, encoded by the coding sequence ATGCACACAACAAGGAAGAAACTCAAGTTGGTCGGGGTGATGATGACTGTGAACGTCTTCATCTTCATCATGGCAGAGGTCCTTCGGAGCAGTGGTCAAGGCAAGGGCAACGGGCACAAGTTACTCATGCCCACAAAGCCTTTCTGGAAGAAGCTGGTGGCCAAAGAGGGCTTCTGGAATCGGGAGCAGCAGAAGCTGGACTACTTGCACAACCCCATCCTGATGAGAAGCAATGGCTCCAAGGCCGAGCTGCTGCAGTGGCTTAATGACACGGACTTCTCTGAATCGTGCGACCCGGACTTTGGCGTCGCCACGAAGGTGAGCGATTATAATTCCCTGCCGGGGCGTTTCAAGGACTTTCTGCTGTATATGAAATGCAGGTCGTACCCCATAGTGTTGGACCAGCCTGACATGTGCAAGAATGGGCCTTTCCTATTGCTGGCCATTAAATCCCTGGCGCCACACTTCGACCGACGCCAGGCCATCCGGGAATCATGGGGGCGAGCTGGTCGGATTGCCAACCGCACAATTGCCACGGTGTTCCTCCTTGGCAGTGCCACGGGGGTGGATCATTTCCCTGACTTGTCAACGATGctgcagtttgagagctctGTACATCATGACATCCTCTTGTGGGACTACAGGGACACCTTCTTCAACCTCACCGTCAAGGAGGTGCTCTTCCTGGACTGGTTCCGCCACCGCTGCCCCACAGCCAATTTCGTCTTCAAGGGGGATGATGACGTCTTTGTCAACACACACCGCATCATGGACTTCCTCAAGGACCTATCCCCAGACAAGGGGAAAGACCTCTTTGTTGGGGACGTGATCACCAACGCTGGCCCACACCGGGACAAGAAGCTGAAGTACTTCATCCCGGAGAGCATTTTTGTGGGCCTGTACCCCCCATATGCAGGAGGAGGGGGGTTCCTGTACTCAGGAGACTTGGCATTACGTTTGCACAACGTGTCTCAGCAAGTGTTCCTCTACCCCATCGATGACGTCTACACTGGCATGTGTCTCAGGAAGCTGGGACTGAGTCCCGAAAAGCACAAGGGCTTCCGGACCTTTGATATCGAGGAGAAGTACAGAGACAACGCCTGTGCTTACAAGAGCTTGATgctggtgcacagcaggactccTCAGGAGATGATTAAAATATGGACGTGGCTCAGCGACCCCAATTTGAACTGTCAGTGA